In Methanocaldococcus lauensis, a single genomic region encodes these proteins:
- a CDS encoding aconitase X, with protein MYLTKEEEKILDGEYGEILRKCMNLLVSLGDIYGAERLIPIKSAQISGVSYKTIGDIGLEFLEDFSKENVKVKVHSTLNPAGMDLDIWRELGISEEFAKKQLRIIEAFKKMGVEIGCTCTPYLTGNLPKFGEHISWAESSAVSFANSVIGARTNREGGPSALASAIIGKTPYYGYHLDENRKANYVIELDIQLIKNIDKEESFYGALGYLVGKIVKNGVPYFENLYKLNPNNDDLKSLGAAMAASGGVALYHAKNLTAECKVKNVIDDKVEKITIGIDDIKESYEKLNTTNEEPDLICIGCPHCSLMEIKKIAEMLKDKKLKSDLWVCSSLHIKAIADRMGYTKIIKKAGGKIIKDTCMVVSPIEDLGYKVVATNSGKASVYLPSFCKSEVIFDDLKNIIGK; from the coding sequence ATGTATCTTACAAAAGAGGAGGAAAAAATTTTAGATGGAGAATATGGAGAAATTTTAAGAAAATGTATGAATTTGTTGGTTTCTTTGGGGGACATATATGGGGCTGAAAGATTAATTCCAATAAAATCTGCTCAAATTTCTGGGGTTTCATATAAAACAATAGGAGACATTGGATTAGAATTTTTAGAGGATTTTTCTAAAGAAAATGTTAAAGTTAAGGTTCATTCTACATTAAACCCGGCTGGAATGGATTTAGATATATGGAGAGAATTAGGCATAAGTGAAGAATTTGCTAAAAAACAGTTAAGAATAATAGAGGCGTTTAAAAAAATGGGTGTTGAAATTGGTTGCACTTGCACTCCTTATTTAACTGGAAACCTACCTAAATTTGGAGAACATATAAGTTGGGCTGAAAGTTCAGCTGTGAGTTTTGCAAATTCAGTTATTGGAGCACGAACAAATAGAGAAGGAGGACCTTCAGCATTAGCATCAGCAATTATTGGAAAAACGCCATACTATGGTTATCACTTAGATGAAAATAGAAAAGCAAATTATGTTATAGAGTTAGATATTCAATTAATAAAAAATATTGACAAAGAAGAGAGTTTTTATGGTGCCTTAGGTTACTTAGTTGGAAAAATTGTAAAAAATGGAGTTCCTTATTTTGAAAATTTATACAAACTAAATCCCAATAATGATGACTTAAAATCCTTAGGGGCGGCAATGGCGGCGAGTGGTGGAGTAGCATTATATCACGCTAAAAATTTGACAGCAGAGTGCAAAGTTAAAAATGTTATTGATGACAAAGTTGAAAAGATAACTATTGGAATTGATGATATAAAAGAGAGTTATGAAAAATTAAATACAACAAACGAAGAGCCTGATTTAATTTGTATTGGCTGTCCCCACTGCTCTCTAATGGAAATTAAAAAAATTGCTGAAATGTTAAAGGATAAGAAATTAAAATCTGATTTATGGGTTTGTAGCTCTCTACATATTAAAGCAATAGCAGATAGAATGGGATATACAAAGATAATTAAAAAGGCAGGAGGAAAAATAATTAAAGATACTTGTATGGTTGTCTCTCCAATAGAGGATTTAGGTTATAAAGTTGTTGCTACAAACTCTGGAAAGGCATCTGTTTATTTGCCAAGTTTTTGTAAAAGTGAGGTAATTTTTGATGATTTAAAAAATATAATAGGGAAATAA
- the mobB gene encoding molybdopterin-guanine dinucleotide biosynthesis protein B, with translation MRVIGIIGYKNSGKTSLIEDILKHSNEKIGVIKHTDKDVEIDMIGKDTYRFFTSGAKIAVLSTQNKTVFFTKNMSLEDILSKLVGYGLDFVIIEGFKEELKRLNIPKIVMIKDKEGSELIDDHTVKVIEDYNYNIEEILKIIKEKSIIPTMNLNCGYCGYNCKTFVKALAKGEAKWDDCILSNGVRIIVDDKIIPTVPFVSKIIGKTIKAMVESLKGVENPKNIKIIIDPSKIK, from the coding sequence ATGAGAGTAATTGGAATTATTGGATATAAAAATTCTGGAAAAACTTCATTGATTGAAGATATTTTAAAACATTCCAATGAAAAAATTGGAGTTATTAAACATACTGATAAGGATGTAGAGATTGATATGATAGGTAAAGATACATATAGATTTTTCACATCTGGAGCTAAAATAGCAGTTCTATCTACTCAAAATAAGACAGTTTTTTTTACTAAAAATATGAGTTTAGAAGACATTTTATCAAAGTTAGTAGGTTATGGTTTAGATTTTGTTATTATTGAAGGTTTTAAAGAAGAGTTAAAAAGATTAAATATTCCAAAAATCGTTATGATAAAAGATAAAGAAGGTTCAGAGTTAATAGACGACCACACAGTAAAAGTTATTGAAGATTATAACTATAACATTGAGGAGATTCTAAAAATTATTAAAGAAAAATCTATTATTCCCACAATGAACTTAAACTGTGGATATTGTGGATACAACTGTAAAACATTTGTTAAAGCTCTGGCAAAAGGAGAGGCAAAGTGGGATGACTGTATATTAAGTAATGGAGTAAGAATAATAGTTGATGATAAAATAATTCCAACTGTGCCTTTTGTTTCTAAGATTATAGGTAAAACAATTAAAGCAATGGTTGAATCGTTAAAGGGTGTAGAAAACCCAAAAAATATTAAGATTATTATTGACCCCTCCAAGATAAAATAG
- the herA gene encoding DNA double-strand break repair helicase HerA, protein MNIIEDVVGIVKGEATVTNFKFSAHPDAELRFGEFVVAQNREDEWVIGNIRKLENINWLLSGGKSTYYALQIDLEQYGDSIESNEEIIATVRILGKIKINGERVEVLPNRVPIPNGRKVYRLSDDILKAIFNPGIGYIEIGNLLLRESVPIYLNADELVSRHFAVLAVTGAGKSNTVSVMISQIVEKLRGTVVVLDPHGDYIKLRLPNTGKEYVKIIEAKIKPEEMDSEELADLIEIAKNATIQREFLAKAWETVKHENPNVGGREIIEKLMEKINDWIRNKIAEYWDEGKKNYFTEELKAERVETLRGVVLRIRRFLRNYGSLLTSEDLISQIEPGKANVIDLGHLDESQMKVVVGKLLYAIFEARVDYEKARKKLERIKEELRESRVVRTSKLENEIKELEKTMKDIKSKSKALAEPILLIVEEAHIFAPQGENNDAVRILSRIAREGRKFGVGLGIVSQRPNKLNEDVLSQTNTKIILRIVNPKDQDYVLKASEQLSSDLLSDIASLGKGEAVIVGQAISLPALVKIHNFKSMGGDYGGEDIGVVSRWLNREVEEKKEKEIQKIYEDEGISYDF, encoded by the coding sequence ATGAATATTATTGAGGATGTTGTTGGTATAGTCAAAGGAGAGGCAACAGTTACAAATTTTAAATTTTCTGCTCATCCAGACGCTGAATTACGATTTGGAGAATTTGTTGTAGCTCAAAATAGAGAGGATGAATGGGTTATTGGCAATATTAGAAAACTTGAAAATATAAACTGGCTTCTCAGTGGAGGAAAAAGCACATATTATGCTCTTCAAATAGATTTAGAACAATATGGAGATAGTATTGAATCCAATGAAGAAATTATAGCTACTGTAAGAATTCTTGGAAAAATTAAAATTAATGGAGAAAGAGTTGAGGTTTTGCCAAATAGAGTGCCTATTCCTAATGGTAGAAAGGTTTATCGTTTAAGTGATGATATTTTAAAGGCAATATTCAATCCCGGAATTGGATATATAGAAATAGGAAATCTCCTTTTGAGAGAAAGTGTTCCAATTTATTTAAATGCTGATGAACTCGTTTCAAGACATTTTGCAGTTTTAGCTGTTACTGGGGCTGGAAAATCTAATACCGTATCTGTGATGATTAGTCAAATTGTTGAAAAACTTAGAGGGACTGTTGTAGTTCTTGACCCTCATGGAGATTATATTAAGTTAAGACTTCCAAATACCGGAAAAGAATATGTGAAAATAATTGAAGCCAAAATAAAACCAGAAGAAATGGATAGTGAAGAATTAGCTGATTTAATTGAAATTGCCAAAAATGCAACAATTCAGAGAGAGTTTTTAGCCAAGGCATGGGAAACTGTTAAACATGAAAATCCAAATGTTGGGGGAAGAGAGATTATTGAAAAACTCATGGAAAAAATAAACGATTGGATAAGGAATAAAATAGCAGAATATTGGGATGAGGGAAAGAAGAATTACTTTACTGAGGAACTCAAAGCAGAGAGAGTTGAAACTTTAAGAGGCGTAGTTCTAAGAATTAGAAGATTTCTAAGAAACTATGGATCTTTATTGACAAGTGAAGATTTAATCTCTCAGATTGAGCCGGGTAAAGCCAATGTCATTGATTTAGGTCATTTAGATGAGAGCCAAATGAAGGTTGTTGTTGGTAAGCTTTTGTATGCCATATTTGAGGCAAGGGTAGATTATGAAAAAGCAAGAAAGAAACTTGAACGAATAAAAGAAGAATTGAGAGAAAGTAGAGTAGTTAGAACTTCAAAACTTGAAAATGAAATAAAAGAACTTGAAAAAACTATGAAGGATATTAAAAGTAAGAGTAAAGCCCTTGCTGAGCCAATCCTTCTTATTGTAGAAGAGGCACATATCTTTGCTCCACAAGGAGAAAATAACGATGCTGTAAGAATTTTAAGTAGAATTGCAAGAGAAGGTAGAAAATTTGGAGTAGGATTGGGAATAGTTTCACAAAGACCAAATAAACTGAATGAAGATGTTTTAAGTCAAACAAACACGAAGATAATTTTAAGAATTGTAAATCCAAAAGATCAGGATTATGTTCTCAAAGCGAGTGAGCAACTGAGTTCTGATTTACTCTCAGATATCGCCTCTCTTGGTAAGGGTGAGGCTGTAATAGTTGGTCAAGCAATTTCTCTTCCAGCGTTGGTTAAAATACACAACTTTAAATCTATGGGTGGGGATTACGGTGGTGAAGATATAGGAGTTGTTTCAAGATGGCTCAATAGAGAGGTTGAAGAAAAAAAAGAGAAGGAAATTCAAAAAATTTATGAAGATGAGGGGATAAGTTATGACTTTTAA
- a CDS encoding sugar phosphate isomerase/epimerase family protein: MRFGVSSLVFLPESLTSSLEKIAEHNFDAWEIVCEGTHYLSPKNIKYLMELKNKYEVDIVVHAPFADLNPASMNERVRRLTVDCIRDAIEGAFELDSEVVVVHPGYIPELWSNYVNDILDNNFSTLSEIVEIAEDYGIKIGLENMPNYKGLLGTTPESLLEIVKDIDSKNLGITFDIGHANTVGNPSEFVEKLQNIGIGIIHIHAHDNNGYEDEHLKLGEGNINFIEVLEKLKEIKYDGIITIENKNIRDAVKSKDILKEYLEIANERLFEKIK, encoded by the coding sequence ATGAGATTTGGAGTTTCATCATTGGTTTTTTTACCAGAGAGTTTAACATCCTCATTGGAAAAGATTGCTGAGCACAACTTTGACGCTTGGGAGATTGTTTGCGAAGGAACTCATTATTTATCTCCAAAAAACATAAAGTATCTTATGGAGTTAAAAAACAAATATGAAGTTGATATTGTAGTTCATGCTCCTTTTGCTGACTTAAATCCAGCATCTATGAATGAAAGAGTTAGAAGATTAACTGTTGATTGTATAAGAGATGCCATTGAAGGGGCTTTTGAATTAGATTCTGAAGTTGTCGTAGTTCATCCTGGATACATTCCAGAACTTTGGAGTAACTATGTAAATGACATCTTAGATAACAACTTTTCAACTCTCTCAGAAATCGTAGAAATAGCAGAAGATTATGGAATAAAAATTGGCCTGGAAAATATGCCAAATTATAAAGGGCTCTTAGGAACTACTCCTGAGTCTTTATTAGAAATTGTTAAGGACATTGATTCAAAAAATTTAGGAATAACTTTTGATATAGGGCATGCAAATACTGTTGGAAATCCATCAGAATTCGTTGAAAAACTTCAAAACATTGGAATTGGGATAATTCATATTCATGCCCATGACAATAATGGATATGAAGATGAACATTTAAAGCTTGGAGAAGGAAATATTAACTTTATTGAAGTATTGGAAAAATTAAAAGAAATTAAGTATGATGGAATTATTACCATTGAAAATAAAAATATAAGAGACGCTGTAAAAAGTAAGGACATTTTAAAGGAATATTTAGAAATTGCTAATGAAAGATTGTTTGAAAAAATAAAATAA
- the mre11 gene encoding DNA double-strand break repair protein Mre11 — translation MTFKFAHIADVHLGFEQYRLPYRSEEFKNAFETAIKKAVDKKVDFILISGDLFHRSNPSPQTIKEAIDILSIPKENDIPVFAIEGNHDRTQKKISVYHLLESLGLIYLIGFSEEKKENEYQITENVNGKLIVKGIFEKGNNSIEIYGMKYMSAAWFERNNLSDYFKPNGDAILMLHQGIKEIMDNLYLETQRDYFEISLKDLPDEFLYYAMGHIHKMWQTNKGYGIVAYPGSLQRWDFGDYEIRYRWDGNRFLQQSGCDKGFFIVEDFKPKFIKLNVRPFYDVKIKADENVVKSELKRLVNYIPSEAFLRINVEWEKPFDVSFLHDIFKVKHLHIKTKFGKQRTISTKGTTESEFFTPIELKIIERVGEKDFEEFDDIINLILEELNKPINIEKEEEKTEKNENLQKTELKLEENIKVQKTEENIKKITPNKKYTLLDWLK, via the coding sequence ATGACTTTTAAATTTGCTCATATTGCAGATGTTCATCTTGGATTTGAGCAATATAGATTACCTTATAGATCTGAAGAATTTAAAAATGCCTTTGAAACGGCTATAAAAAAGGCTGTTGATAAAAAAGTTGATTTTATCTTAATATCTGGGGATTTATTCCACAGGAGTAATCCAAGTCCTCAAACAATTAAAGAGGCTATAGATATATTATCAATACCTAAAGAAAATGATATTCCAGTTTTTGCTATAGAAGGAAATCACGACAGAACTCAGAAGAAGATTTCTGTTTATCATCTCCTTGAATCTTTGGGATTAATATATCTTATAGGATTCAGTGAGGAAAAAAAGGAAAATGAATATCAAATTACAGAAAATGTTAATGGAAAATTAATTGTTAAAGGCATTTTTGAGAAGGGTAATAATAGTATTGAAATTTACGGAATGAAATATATGAGTGCCGCGTGGTTTGAGAGAAATAATTTAAGTGATTACTTCAAACCAAATGGAGATGCAATATTAATGCTACATCAAGGAATAAAGGAAATTATGGACAATTTATATCTTGAAACTCAGAGAGATTACTTTGAAATAAGCCTTAAAGATTTACCAGATGAATTTCTCTATTATGCAATGGGACATATACACAAGATGTGGCAAACAAATAAAGGATATGGAATTGTTGCATATCCCGGTTCATTGCAAAGATGGGATTTTGGAGATTATGAGATAAGATATAGATGGGATGGAAATAGATTTCTGCAACAATCTGGATGTGATAAGGGCTTTTTTATAGTTGAAGACTTTAAGCCTAAATTTATAAAATTAAATGTAAGACCTTTCTATGATGTTAAGATAAAGGCAGATGAAAATGTTGTTAAAAGTGAATTAAAGAGGTTAGTAAATTATATTCCAAGTGAAGCATTTTTAAGAATTAATGTCGAATGGGAAAAACCTTTTGATGTCTCTTTCCTTCATGATATTTTTAAGGTTAAACATCTACACATAAAGACAAAGTTTGGTAAACAAAGAACAATATCTACAAAAGGAACTACTGAGAGTGAGTTCTTTACTCCTATAGAACTTAAAATAATTGAAAGAGTTGGAGAGAAGGACTTTGAAGAATTCGATGATATAATAAATCTTATTTTAGAGGAGTTAAATAAACCAATTAATATTGAAAAAGAGGAAGAAAAAACTGAAAAAAATGAAAATCTTCAAAAAACTGAATTAAAATTGGAAGAAAATATAAAAGTTCAAAAAACTGAGGAAAATATTAAAAAAATTACTCCAAATAAAAAATATACGCTTTTAGATTGGTTGAAATAA
- a CDS encoding PIN domain-containing protein → MYKIVPDTNFLIYVFKHKINFDYEIERAINSKFEIVILSPVKEELEKLLNNPNLKGKERLAIRLALNKIKNYKIVNTNSENYADEAILKYALQNKNVIVATNDKELKEKLIENNIPVMVVRQKKYFEVFGML, encoded by the coding sequence ATATACAAAATAGTTCCAGACACAAACTTTCTAATCTATGTTTTTAAACATAAGATTAACTTTGACTATGAAATAGAGAGGGCTATAAACTCAAAATTTGAAATTGTTATATTATCTCCAGTAAAGGAAGAGTTAGAAAAGTTATTAAATAACCCTAATTTAAAAGGTAAAGAAAGATTAGCTATAAGATTGGCTCTTAATAAAATAAAAAATTATAAAATAGTTAATACTAACTCTGAGAATTATGCAGACGAAGCTATTTTAAAGTATGCCCTACAAAATAAAAATGTTATCGTGGCTACGAATGATAAAGAACTTAAAGAGAAATTGATAGAAAATAATATCCCAGTTATGGTGGTTAGGCAGAAAAAATACTTTGAAGTTTTTGGAATGCTATAA
- a CDS encoding ArsR/SmtB family transcription factor, with the protein MEEKYERAAEIFKAFGDPTRLMILKLLADNGSMCVCNIINELKKPQPTISHHLNILKKAGIVKARKEGTWNFYYIVNDRVKEIIKLVDEL; encoded by the coding sequence ATGGAAGAAAAATATGAAAGAGCGGCAGAAATATTTAAAGCATTTGGAGACCCAACAAGGTTAATGATTTTAAAGTTGTTGGCAGACAATGGAAGCATGTGTGTCTGCAACATAATTAATGAGTTGAAAAAGCCACAGCCAACAATCTCCCACCACTTAAATATTTTAAAGAAGGCTGGGATAGTTAAAGCAAGAAAAGAAGGGACTTGGAACTTCTACTACATAGTAAATGATAGAGTTAAAGAGATAATTAAATTGGTAGATGAATTATAA
- the nurA gene encoding DNA double-strand break repair nuclease NurA yields the protein MYRLISKNHADKILKMLTDELKEVEKILNEKIDWKPLPEKKESKVYAIDGSQGKSRLSGTIIYTVASYAFGNGKNARFVYTNAMTYNHGISDQIIRLQMETLENMLGSIVGNNEYTILMDGTLTGSLTRPPVYPESVRGITTVMNALGEKCLKKLIDDFINRLNCHYEELEKNLEEKREIYDSVILADDVVEEYSEFYNAMEGYSYRDAPIPSNLKKLKVSLETLMESAEKGETIEDVIYHYLSEYGEEKTLTIEDAKNTIHVVLSYLEYLYSLERLLQRELIYIAKSFYSRKITSKLGINTVDVPFLDAYLLKIYGEEIPGYYVIYDPERDYEKKNISHCLPRVLRNYFPTVQEFIEKGVPSAYIRTMKGGVIYLLQSNNIINDELIGKLLWHENSGYIRPLQKAHEGVKIEQQTFKIELDALMNYLKRKNKELRVFIKYGRSPLE from the coding sequence ATGTATCGTCTAATTTCAAAAAATCACGCTGATAAAATTTTAAAAATGCTCACCGATGAACTTAAAGAGGTAGAAAAAATTTTAAATGAAAAAATTGATTGGAAACCTCTACCAGAAAAGAAAGAAAGTAAGGTTTATGCCATTGATGGTAGTCAAGGAAAGTCAAGGCTTAGTGGAACTATTATATATACTGTTGCATCTTATGCCTTTGGTAATGGAAAAAATGCTCGTTTTGTTTATACTAACGCTATGACATACAATCATGGAATTTCCGACCAAATTATTAGGTTGCAGATGGAAACACTTGAAAATATGCTTGGCTCTATAGTTGGAAATAATGAATATACTATATTAATGGATGGAACTCTTACAGGTTCTTTGACGAGACCTCCAGTTTATCCAGAGAGCGTTAGAGGAATAACTACCGTAATGAATGCTTTAGGTGAGAAATGTTTAAAAAAACTTATTGATGATTTTATCAATAGACTTAATTGTCACTATGAAGAACTTGAAAAAAATCTTGAAGAAAAAAGAGAAATATATGATTCTGTAATATTGGCAGATGATGTTGTAGAAGAATATTCAGAATTTTATAATGCTATGGAAGGTTATTCATATAGAGACGCTCCAATTCCAAGTAATCTTAAAAAACTGAAAGTTTCATTAGAAACTCTGATGGAATCTGCTGAAAAAGGGGAGACGATTGAAGATGTTATATATCACTATCTTTCTGAATATGGAGAAGAAAAAACACTAACTATTGAAGATGCTAAAAACACTATCCATGTAGTTTTGAGTTACCTTGAATATCTCTACTCCCTTGAAAGACTTCTCCAAAGAGAACTTATATACATTGCAAAGAGCTTCTACAGTAGGAAAATTACTTCAAAACTTGGCATCAATACAGTTGATGTTCCATTCCTTGATGCATATTTATTAAAAATTTACGGTGAAGAAATTCCGGGATACTATGTTATTTACGACCCAGAAAGAGATTATGAGAAAAAGAATATATCCCACTGCTTACCAAGGGTTTTAAGAAACTACTTTCCAACAGTTCAGGAGTTCATAGAAAAAGGAGTTCCCTCAGCATACATCAGGACGATGAAGGGGGGAGTAATATATTTACTTCAATCTAATAACATAATCAACGATGAACTAATAGGAAAACTTCTATGGCACGAAAATAGTGGTTATATAAGACCTCTTCAGAAGGCTCATGAGGGAGTAAAGATTGAACAACAGACTTTTAAGATAGAACTCGATGCCCTAATGAATTACTTAAAGAGAAAAAATAAAGAGTTGAGAGTTTTCATAAAATATGGTAGGTCTCCTTTGGAGTGA
- the rad50 gene encoding DNA double-strand break repair ATPase Rad50 gives MKIEKIIVRDFRSHEFTKVTFTSGINLIIGQNGSGKSSLLDAILVGLYWPTRPKDLKKDNFLRVNGKSTEITIFFEKDGVKYQVHRNITRNIAFAKYYDNGTWHHLTEANHISVKNWVEKLIPYDIFVNAIYIRQGEIDAILESDESREKVVRKVLGLDKYENAYKNLLEVRKVIESKIKGIEEYLNAMKNIDDMIKEYKNNLNNVIKEIEEISPQIPKIRNEIDALRKKLEKLDKIAKDIENLKEKKSEIEKTLERIDTRIKSLTTSIAERESKVKDLEEKVKELEKIKDDAEKYIELEKFYKEYSEIKSKADKEIRGYEGQISQIKERLNELERKANELKELQEKISEIDKEIKELEEYVKQYEEYLRIKNTIESLRKRLSLDEDNLKELKSEIEKAKLRKEEILNEIREIEKRKGELENAIREKRKAILELRKAKGKCPVCGSELTEEHRQELIKKYNLEIENYEKELKHLHNREQNLRAEQVRIEKILKKEKIVIANEEILNQIKENEEKLSKYNLEELEKKFNKYNNLSTEKNKLEGRLKSIHDELRNKNILEERKTNLERKIYEIKNNLQKYDVKLKNLGFENIETLKDEIERLKSIYEKYIKLSDSVKELIKEKNLLENEINELNSLKKKKFDVENELNEVKEKLENLENSYSKEEHEKVRSEYIEKRESLREAETELKNLEKRKGELTKNLDKLKNEKKNVEIKKKELENLKKVKEKVQELREKVRKFKNILKEDALAKVGEYASEIFEELTEEKYSNVTVKAKDNKVVLGIVYDGKERDLSFLSCGERIALGLAFRLALSLYLAGEIPLLIMDEPTPYLDDERRRRLVDIMERYLKKIPQVIIVSHDEELKDAADKVVRIRLENGVSKVEEVEVC, from the coding sequence ATGAAAATAGAAAAAATCATTGTGAGGGACTTTCGTTCCCATGAATTTACTAAGGTAACTTTTACATCTGGAATAAATCTTATAATTGGACAAAATGGTTCTGGAAAAAGTTCTCTACTTGACGCTATTCTTGTTGGATTATACTGGCCCACAAGACCTAAAGACCTTAAAAAAGATAACTTCCTCCGAGTTAATGGGAAGAGTACAGAAATAACGATATTCTTCGAAAAAGATGGAGTAAAGTATCAAGTTCATAGAAACATAACAAGGAATATCGCCTTTGCTAAATACTATGATAATGGCACTTGGCACCATCTAACTGAGGCAAATCACATTTCTGTTAAAAATTGGGTAGAGAAACTAATTCCTTATGACATTTTTGTCAATGCTATTTATATAAGGCAGGGAGAAATTGATGCAATTCTTGAAAGTGATGAAAGTAGAGAAAAAGTTGTGAGAAAGGTGTTAGGGCTTGATAAATATGAAAATGCATATAAAAATCTCCTTGAAGTAAGAAAAGTGATTGAATCAAAAATTAAAGGAATTGAAGAATATTTAAATGCTATGAAAAACATAGATGATATGATTAAAGAGTATAAAAATAATTTAAATAATGTTATTAAAGAGATAGAAGAAATTTCCCCTCAAATTCCAAAAATTAGAAATGAAATTGATGCCCTTAGAAAAAAATTAGAAAAACTTGATAAAATTGCCAAAGATATTGAAAACTTAAAAGAAAAGAAATCTGAAATTGAGAAAACACTTGAAAGAATAGATACAAGGATAAAATCCCTCACTACTTCCATAGCTGAGAGAGAGTCAAAAGTTAAAGACCTTGAAGAAAAAGTTAAAGAACTTGAGAAAATTAAGGATGATGCAGAAAAGTATATAGAACTTGAAAAATTTTATAAAGAATACAGTGAAATAAAATCTAAGGCAGATAAAGAGATTAGAGGTTATGAGGGACAAATATCTCAAATTAAAGAACGACTTAATGAGTTGGAGAGAAAGGCTAATGAACTTAAAGAATTACAAGAGAAAATATCAGAAATTGATAAAGAGATTAAAGAACTGGAAGAATATGTTAAACAGTATGAGGAATATTTAAGAATTAAAAATACTATTGAATCTCTTAGAAAACGGCTTAGTTTAGATGAAGATAATCTAAAAGAACTCAAATCTGAAATTGAAAAAGCCAAATTAAGAAAAGAAGAGATTCTTAATGAAATTAGAGAAATTGAAAAGAGAAAAGGGGAGTTAGAAAATGCTATAAGAGAGAAAAGAAAAGCGATTCTTGAACTTAGAAAAGCCAAAGGTAAATGTCCAGTTTGTGGTTCTGAACTAACAGAGGAACATAGACAAGAGTTAATTAAAAAATACAATTTAGAAATAGAAAATTATGAAAAAGAATTGAAACATCTACATAATAGAGAACAAAACCTTAGAGCAGAACAAGTAAGAATTGAAAAAATTTTAAAGAAAGAGAAGATTGTTATAGCCAATGAAGAGATTCTCAATCAAATAAAAGAAAACGAAGAGAAACTTTCTAAATATAATCTTGAAGAACTTGAAAAAAAATTTAATAAATATAATAATCTTTCAACTGAGAAAAACAAACTCGAAGGTAGATTAAAGAGTATTCATGATGAATTAAGGAATAAAAATATATTAGAGGAAAGAAAAACCAATTTAGAGAGAAAAATTTATGAAATTAAAAATAATTTACAAAAATATGATGTTAAACTTAAAAATCTTGGATTTGAAAATATAGAAACTTTAAAAGATGAGATTGAGAGATTAAAATCAATTTATGAAAAATATATAAAACTCTCTGATTCAGTTAAAGAATTAATAAAAGAAAAAAATCTACTTGAAAATGAAATAAATGAATTAAATTCCCTCAAAAAGAAAAAATTTGATGTAGAAAATGAATTAAATGAGGTAAAAGAAAAGTTAGAAAATCTTGAAAATAGTTATAGCAAAGAAGAACATGAAAAAGTTAGAAGTGAATATATTGAAAAGAGGGAATCCCTTAGAGAGGCAGAAACTGAACTTAAAAATCTTGAAAAGAGGAAAGGAGAACTTACTAAAAACTTAGATAAATTGAAAAATGAGAAGAAAAATGTTGAAATTAAGAAAAAAGAACTTGAAAACTTAAAAAAAGTTAAAGAAAAAGTTCAAGAATTAAGGGAAAAAGTTAGAAAGTTTAAAAATATCCTCAAAGAAGATGCCTTGGCAAAAGTTGGAGAATATGCAAGTGAAATTTTTGAAGAACTGACAGAGGAAAAGTATTCCAATGTAACTGTAAAAGCTAAAGATAATAAAGTTGTTCTTGGAATTGTTTATGATGGAAAAGAGAGAGATTTATCCTTCCTTAGTTGTGGAGAGAGAATAGCACTTGGATTAGCATTTAGACTCGCTCTATCTTTATACCTTGCTGGAGAAATCCCATTACTAATAATGGACGAGCCAACACCATATCTTGATGATGAAAGAAGGAGAAGGCTCGTTGATATAATGGAGCGCTACCTTAAAAAAATTCCTCAAGTGATAATAGTTTCTCACGATGAGGAATTAAAAGATGCCGCAGATAAAGTAGTTAGAATTAGACTTGAGAATGGTGTCTCGAAAGTGGAAGAGGTTGAGGTGTGTTAA